One Ranitomeya imitator isolate aRanImi1 chromosome 1, aRanImi1.pri, whole genome shotgun sequence DNA window includes the following coding sequences:
- the FGFBP1 gene encoding fibroblast growth factor-binding protein 1, producing MKLKNFALLMVASLLIFQLLLVKGNKQKEGKKDRQKGAGREENQKSPTRNGEKQRGAKGGKGSLQLHGKFVSKDKAECIWSVSGTETVAVNVECAKGETKVSCAYGGNPTACPNYVANQKSYWKQITRALRKQKNLCRDHKAVLKSKECKKGPPEAHLSYLLPDVPGPSHELEGSKPSTKEDIPEPAQDCVEDADVLEKQRLAKEYCGNSWSSLCSFFFSMVQGKSC from the coding sequence ATGAAGCTGAAAAACTTTGCCCTGCTCATGGTGGCGAGCCTCTTGATTTTCCAGCTTCTCCTGGTGAAAGGAAATaaacaaaaagaaggaaaaaaagacagacagaaaggGGCAGGTAGAGAAGAAAACCAAAAATCCCCCACTCGTAATGGAGAAAAACAGAGAGGAGCCAAAGGAGGAAAAGGCTCACTTCAACTTCATGGAAAATTTGTCAGTAAAGACAAAGCAGAATGTATCTGGTCTGTATCTGGGACTGAGACGGTGGCTGTAAATGTGGAGTGTGCAAAAGGAGAAACAAAAGTATCCTGCGCCTATGGAGGAAACCCTACAGCATGTCCAAACTATGTTGCAAATCAGAAGTCTTACTGGAAGCAAATCACTCGGGCTCTGAGAAAACAGAAGAACCTTTGTCGGGACCACAAAGCTGTCCTTAAGTCAAAGGAATGCAAGAAAGGACCACCAGAGGCACACCTAAGTTACCTCCTGCCTGATGTGCCGGGACCAAGCCATGAACTAGAAGGGTCCAAACCATCAACTAAAGAGGACATTCCTGAACCAGCACAGGACTGTGTGGAGGATGCAGATGTGCTTGAAAAGCAAAGATTAGCTAAGGAGTACTGTGGAAACTCATGGAGCTCACTGTGCTCATTCTTCTTCTCAATGGTTCAAGGCAAAAGTTGTTAA